Sequence from the Macaca fascicularis isolate 582-1 chromosome 16, T2T-MFA8v1.1 genome:
TGGAAATAACTTCAGTTAAGGATGATGCCAAGGCTTTTGACCTAAACAATCAAAGGGATGGGGTTGCTCCAGAAGGAACAGGTGCTCAGCTTTAGAAATGTTAGGTTTGAAATGCCCACCTGACAGCAAAACAACAACTGTGGAGTAGGCGACTAGATGAGTGAATCTGGAATTCAGAACCAAGGTCCAGGCTAGAGTATACACTTGGGGGGAAATTTGAATTCAGAtagtatttaaagccatgagactaGATGAgaccaaaaagaaatgaacctgtacagaaaagagatccaggaccaggtgaggtggctcacgcctgtaatcccaacactttgggaggctaaggcaggaggactttttgaagccaggagtttgagaacagcctgggcaacaaagtgaaattcatctctaccaaaaaaaaaaaaaagaaagaaagaaattaggttctatggtgtgcacctgtatctccaactactcaggaggctgaggtgggaggatggcttgagcccaggaattcggaGGCTGTAcagagctgtgattgtgccactgccacTTCAGGCTGTGGCAAGACCCacatctccccatctctctcttttttttttttttttgagatagagtttcactcttattgcccaggctggagtgcaatggtgcaatctcggctcactgcaacctcgcctcctgggttcaagcaattctcctgcctcagcctccagagtagctaggattacaagggccagccaccatgcccaggtaatttttgtatttttagtagagacaggatttcatcattttggccaggctggtctcgaactcctgacctcaggtgacccacctgcctcaacctcccaaaattctaggattacaggcgtgagcaaccacgcctggccaaacCGCATCTCTTAACAacaaccacgcccggccaagaccccatctctctcttttttttttttttggacatggaggcttactctgtcacccaggctggagtgcagtggcacgatctgagctcactgcaacctccatctcccggattcaagcaattctcctgcctcggcctctggagtagctgggactacaggcgcccaccaccacatccagctaatattttgtatttttagtagagacagtgtttcaccatgttagccaggatagtctcgatctcctgaccttgtgatctgcccgcctcagcctcccaaagtgctgggattacaggcatgagccactgcgcccagccaacccCATCTCTTAACAACAAAAGAGACCCTAGGACTAAAATCTGGGAAATGCTAATGCTCGGATGTCAGGGGGCTGAGGAAGAACCACTAAAAATGCCTCAGGACATGGTGAagcagaaggaaagcaggtgCAGAGTGTTTCAAGGAGGAAGGAGTGGTCAGCTGTGCCAGCTGCTGCAGATGGGCCAAGTCAGAAAAGAATTAAGAACAGACCCTGGAATGCAGCAACATGGAGGTCACCCATGACCTTGACGAGGCCTTTGATTCAGTGTGAGAGGAGGGGCTGACTGGTGTGAGATCAAGAGCGTGAGAAGGGAATGTTTGTTTGCATGCTGAAGAGAGTGTAAGAGAAAAGTGGATGAtgcaggagagaggaggaaaactGCTAGAGCAGTGTCTCTGAGTACCCAGGAAGGGATGGGGCCCCAGCACAAGCCCCTGCTTGGGGCACCTCCAGCTCTTCCACAGCAGCAGGCGGACGACACTCTCCAGGCCAGACGCTGAAGACACAGTAGGGAGATGTGACGACGGGAGCTTAAGTGGATGTTCTGCAGTGTTTCTGTGTTTTCAGACGCTACCTGTTCAGGGGCTGGAAGTGATGAGTGGGAACCTCATCTCCTATCTGGCTTGGAGAAAGGGGCTCCCTACAAAAAGGTGACGCCAAAAAATTGCTTCTAGATATGTGTTGTtcaatatagtagccactagctacatgtgacTATAAAGCAATTGAAAGGTGGTTAATTCAAATTGAGGTGTGTtgtatgtaaaacattttttaaaggaatgtaaaatatttcgttaataatatttttaaaaggtcaggtgcggtgcctcacacctgtaatcccagcactttgggaagccgaggtgagtggatcgcttgaggtcacgagttcaaggccagcccgaccaacagggtgaaaccccatctaaacacacacaaaaaaattagcccggcatggtggcctgtgcctgtaatcccagctacttggaaggctgaagcaggagaatcgcttgaacccaggaggcagaggttgcagtgagccaagattgtgccattgcactccagcctgggcaacaagagcgaaactctctcaaaaaattaataatattaacaataattaaaatgattacatgttaaattgatattattttggatatactgggtacaatttatttaaaatgtcatctcTTTACTTTtcaatgtggctactagaaaagcTAAAACTACCTATGTTTCTCGCACTACATTTTAACCGGACAGCATTGCTCTCTAGACACGCCCCAGAGCTCTCCCACTTCTTGAGAGGGAAATTTCTCACCCTGCagatggggtgggggttgggggcagtGGGTATGGTCAGAGGGGATTCCAAATGCGGAGCAATACTGCCCCCTTGTGTCCAGCGAGGGAAGCACAGCTGAAGACGGATGGGAGAGGGGTGCTTCCAAGGTTTGTCCCTTGCTAGGTATTAATGGCATACTGATCTCCTTGTTCAAACATCCTTTCAAGCTGTGCCCTATTCGAGGAACTCAAGCATCCTGTCCACCAACAAAATGCATTTACTGAAGCCCGACCTAGTAGGCAAGGAGACACTGAGGCTGACTTACAGAAGAGGCAAAGTGGTGCATATCTGGGAAGAGGTGCAGGAAAGGGTATGACGATAGGAAGAATTCAGATAATGCTCCAATTGCCGTTTTAAATACTCCAGGACCCTCCCATCCCCAGAGGGATTTGGAAGGCCGAAGGAAGCGATGCCAACAGGCCCCTTTCTCTCCCTCGCCAGGAGCTAGCTTCGTCCCCTTGAAGAGGCTGAACTGGGCTCATATCTGTTCCTTACCCTCTTGCCCCTCATTACCTGTAAAAATCCAGTGAGGTCATCGGTGGAGAACACGTCCATCACCTCCATAGCCCCCGCGCTGGCCTTGCTGACTACTGGAGTGAGCGGGCAGCTGCAAGGTTTCCCCATTCACCGCATTAGGCTGGGCCATCTCAAGCCCGGCTCCCTACCCTCCCCGGGCTCCCAAGGGCTAGAGGCGTGAGAGTTCTGGGACAGGTGAGTCTGGCTAAGGGATCACCCAAGGGCCAAGGTGCTTAGGAACTTGGCTGCATCTCCAAGTTGGGGCACATGGAGAATGAGGGACGTCCGTGCCTGTTTCTCCGGCTGGTGATGACCTTATCCACTCCGAGGAAGTGTGCGGAACGCAGCACAGCCCCAAAATTCCGGGGATCCTGGATCCCTTCGAGGACGAGCCACAACTGCTGGGGGTCGTCGCCTGGGCTCGCCTCCCCGGCCTCACTCCAAGGCCGGGGCCGCAGCGGGCTCACCTCCATGCAGACACCCTGGTGGACCTGGTAGCGGCACATTGTGTCCAGTTTCTGCCGTCTGGGCCGTAGAACTGGAATGTCCCGCGCCTCGGCCATCCGGAGCAGCTCGGCCCGCTCCCCCTGCAGCCCAGCTTTACCCGCCTGGAGCAGGAGCCGGGCCACGGAGCGGCGGGCGGCCCGCAGAGCCAGGAGACACGGGGACAGGCCAAACAGAAGCTCCAGCCGCGAGGTCGGCACCAGGTCATCCAGCAGCAAGCGGCTTAGCTCCTCCCCACCAGGCCGCTCCCCACGCCGCGCTGCATGGGAGAAATGACGGGTGACGAGGCGACCCCAGGTCGCGCCCCGGATGGTCGAGAGCAGTGTCATGGCGCAGCTCCCGCCAGGGACTCGATGCCCCCTGCTGCGTCCCCGGGAACGGTAACCCACGCCGCAGTTCGCTCCCAGGCTCCCAACACAGGGGTGAAGGGTACTCGACAACTGCCTCCGCCGAGCTCTCTCGGACAGGAAGAAACAGGCCGCATTCCCCACAACTGGACTAGAGAGCTACGACCGTCCCCTCCCAAGCTCCCACGTGGGTTCCCTCGCTTCCGGGTTCGGGAGCCCACCCCCAGTCCCTGGCGCCTCTTCCTGACGGTGTTTTGCGCATGCGCGGTCGCCAGGCTGTCCCCACAGCACCTCCTACAGGGCTAGAGGAGCAGCGAGCTGAGCTGGCCGTACTACCGGCTGCGTCCTGTGTTCCTCGAGGTCAAGGAGGTCGGGGACTGCATTCACTCACGCACCAGCGAAGGGCACTTTAAGGAGATGGGTTGGCCTTCCTGGTCAACCAATTCAGTCTTGTTGCCTCCCTCCCCACATCCCGGCGCTGGTGATTTTCCCCAGAACTACTACTCACTAGCTCATCACCAGCCAGCAGGAGGACCCCAGCAGTCACTTCCTATCCCGGGCCGCTGATTCTCTTCCTAAGTGACTCTGAGCCTGTCCTGTCCCTGCTGATAAGCCCACTAACGCCCCCGTCCCACAGGGAATGGCGAGACTTTTGCGCAGCACTCAGCCCCCCAGCGatccaggaaggcaggaaggagctgCCTCTTCAGCCCCATCTTGCTCCTGCACTTAAGTTCTGTGCTGTTCGCACAGCACTGCATGCTCTTCCAGGCCTCTCAGCCTTGCACACCTGTCTTCTTCGCTTTGTCAAACTCCTACACGTTTTCAAGACCCAAACAAACCCATTCCTGCTACCTAAGGTAATCCATACTCCCATGAGTGAGGCCCCCAATCCACCCACCAGGTAGGTCCCAGGTGGGACCGACCTGGAAGAAATTCTGAGACACAAGCACCCCTGATcacagagaaggggaaagaatggAAAGACACACTCCTGAAGCCAAGGCAGATTggttgcaatttttcttttttaatgatcaccatgaAATCCTCTGGACCAGGCCCTGGTATTCTGCTGCCATAGTCAGAGTGGAGGGATGACCCCACGAGGGGAAGAGCAGCCAAGATTGGGCTGGAGAGcccagaaggagaaagagaaggggaagagggagcAGTGGGGCAGGCAGAGGAGGAAGTCTGGAGCCCTGGATAACCACGCAGATATAAGGTGAAGGCCTCCCTCTGCCACCCTAGCCCTGAGCCGCAGAGGTTGAGGTGCAAGAAGATGGGGGGAATTTTGGCCACAACTCCTTTCCCATATCAAAGGGAAGAGACTGAGAGCAGACAAAGGCCACGGAGCCCAGGGGGACCAAGAACAAGTTAACAAATAAATCAATTAGGGACACCACCTCCTTTCCCCAGCCCATTTTTCACATTTACAACCGAAGCAATTTGACAAGATGATATAAAAATCTCAAACAAATTGTCTAGCCCCTGGTCAGGGTGTGGACAGGAAGTGGTATCCAGTGATCCAGAAATCAACACCTAAAATCCAGAGGCAGGAGGCAAGCCAtgaagggtggggagggaaggaggagctcCCACAGTCACTAGGTCACCTGCTCCGTGGGCCTCATCTGGATGTCTCCAATCTGTGGAAGGCACAAGGCATGAGGCAGCTGCGACACTCTCCCCTAGCCCTGCAGGGCTCCCTGCTCCCCTCCTCTGGGGCTGGTTGGGTTCCTCCAGCAAGTGGACAGTCAGGGCCAGACTCACCTGGATGTGTGGGGGGGTGCTGAGGACGTAGATAACAGCCTCGGCCACATCCTCGGGTTTGAGACACTGAGAGCACCAGGGGAACGGGTTGAGACAAGGACAGAATGGACTCAAATTCCCTCCCACCACTGAGCTCCTCTGCAGCATCCACATGTCCACCCCAACCCTCCAGGAGGAGCCACAAAAGCTGGAAGGGTGGAGTCTCAAGGCCAAGGTTCCCTCTGCCTTCATTTAGGGGGTCAGTGGCTTCACCAGGCCCAGAGGGAGGCCCCACCTTCATTTGCTCATAGGTGGCAGCTGCCTTCTCAGGGTCCTTGTCGTGGAGTTTGAAGGCGAACTGTGTCTCCACCACACCTGGAGAGATGCACTGGGCCAACAGAGAGGGCCTGCTTAGGGGCTGAGCTTTGCCAGGCCTTGAGGAGGTTGAGGGGAGAGGATGGAGGCCACAGAACCCCAGCTTCACAATGACGGCTGCCCAACATCCAGCAGCCGCTTCCTCCCTCCGAAGCTGCCGCTGGCGGTGACCACAGTGATACCTACCATCTACAGAGCCTTTCCTATATGTCAGGTAAACGTTTTACAAAAAAGTGTCCCTAAAAAGCTCATCATCTCCTTTTCACAAGTGAGAAGGCCGAGGCTTGGGGAGGTTCAGTGACTCGCTCACGATCACGCGGCCTTCAAGAGAAGAGCCCGGAGTCCCGGTTTCCAGCCACTGTGCACCTGGTTTCCCACAGTCCCTTGCTTTCCCTCAGGTCAGCCCCCTCCCAGCTCAAAGTCTAAGGCTGGTCCTTGGCTCCTGGATCAGtgaaatgaggaaatgaagggcTGCACAGGGCCATGCCGGGAGCAGCAGCACCCAGTTCTGTGCCAGTCCACTCCCGAGAGCTCTAAGCGGCACATTCTGAACATGGGCTTCCTGaatggtgtgtgtgggtggggagggCCTGCGCCACCCCGTCCCCACCAGGGCTAGGCCACAGCCTCACCGTGGCTCGGATGTGGGTCTGGGCCTCCCGAAGCTCTTGCCTCAGTCCCTCTGTCAGCGCAGTGACGGCGTACTTGGTGGCACTATAGAAGTGGGTCACAGACAGGGGTAACACTCGGTGGCCAGACATgctgggtggggagaggaaggggaaagaggagagaatgAAGCTCCAGGGAGACCAGCAGTGCCCCTGCCATACCCGGTCAGCCCCACCACCCAGATGTGCATCGGAAAGCCTTCTAAAGGGGACCTCTAGTGGCCATCTCACAGCTCATTAATCTAATTTTGGTTATTCAAACAGCTTCGGAAAACCTTCCTTTTCCTGGAAGTTATCCCTAAGGTGACCACAGAATGCACTCGCCTGGTGGTGCAGAATGTCAAAACTCTTTCCATCTAATCTGTATGTTCACTGATATGATTCTATTGGGACATCTCAGGGCAGGAAGAGGTCATGTtccccctcagactggggctccccaGTGGCAGATACTGTACATAGTCTTTCTTTGAGCCATGAGGTGGGGTTCATCCCCAGGCCTGAGGAACAGAGGCACTCAGTCCCAGGAGAGGCCTCAGGCTTCAGCTGTAGAGGGAAGGAACTGAGCTGCCCATTCCAGCCAACCAGGGGATGGTACTTGACAACATTATTCTTTCCCTCACCATAATTGTGCCATTCGGGTATTAAATCTGTACTTTCCCaccaaggaaactgaggtccaaagagGTCAGGTGAGCTGCAGCACATTACCCAGCCTGGTGGGTGAGTGGTACCCCTTGGCCACCTGCCCTCACCTATTGATGTTAATGATGTGCCCATCGTCCACATTCCGCTCCTTCATGGACTGGTAGGCTTCCCGTGTGCAGATGCTGAGGGCCAGCACGTTCACCTGCAGGCCAGGGAGGGCAATGAGGTGTCTCCACTCCAGCCCAACTGAGCAAGTGATGGAGCCACAGAATGCTAGGGGGGAAGGGGACAATGTGGCATTCCAAAACAGTGTCCAGGTCCTCCCAGAGACCAGCCACAGGCACAGGGCACCTTGTCTTCTACACAACATGCCCCTCTCCTTAAAGCTGCAACCCCCAGTTGATAGCAGAGGTAGCTCCTCACCTGGCTGACCCCCCAAGTTCCTGCAAACAAGAATGGAAACCCTTCAAACCCACTCCTGACCCAGGAGACTCTGTCTTGGCCATCTCCTCTATGAACAGTAGCACAGACCCTCTAATTCCAAAGGGAATCGTTTCCATTTCTTCCCCCAAATACGCTACTCTTCTCTTCGCTATGGAAGTCTGGCCCTGCTCCCTCCTAAACTGCTCAAAATCCTTACCAAAATGGCTTACAAATCTCTCTCCTCTGGCTCAGAGCCTAGCCTTTCCCTGCCTTCCTCAGCTACTCTCTGCTCCTTCCCCATCCCCTCCCTTGAGATGAGTGGAGAAGAGAAGGCCTGACCCTCCTTTCTATGCCTTCCTTTAACCTGGGTTCCATCCACAAGACTAGGCACGGAGACTCTAGAGGGTCAGGTAACTTCCCACTCCTACTCCCTCTGGCAGAGGCGACCCCCACATCCCCACCCTTCAGGGAACAGAGGTCTGAAGGTGTGTCTGCTGCAAAGCACCTACGCTGCCCCACCCATTGGCCCCACTCATTAGCCTCACTCAGAGGACAAGCAGAGATAAAGCTTTTAGCAGGTCCTCAGGCCTCTCCTCTTAGGAAGAGAGGGAACCAGCAGGAGATCAGATGTTTCTCTTAATCAGGTGTCAGAGCCTGCCATGAGGAACGGAACACCTTTGGTGTGAACCTGCCTTGGTGTTCACGGCAGTAGGAAGAGATGGGTACCAGGACAGGGAGGTTTCCAGCCCTGTTTCTCATcttcttggcaatgtgggcttgTGAGGCAGAGAACTCAGCTCCTGGCAGGCAGAGTAGGAGAAATAGATCCCCTGGGACCAGGTGAGTAAATCTCCCAGGTCTAGGGGATCaggggcagagaaagagaagatgccTTATAGGATGATCCTAATAGATTTAGATAATGTTCAAGCTGAAAGGAGCTGTAGGAATTTAATGTAagtccctcattttacagatgggcgAGTTAAGGTCCAGGTCTTTAGAGACCCATGTGCTGTGAGTGAGGATCATGGCTCTGATCTCCAAGAAGGCTGAGGGCTTCATTTTCATGGTTTCATTTCCAGGCCCAAGCATCTATGAGGTGCTAAGATAAGGTGCTAAGTCTACTGTCAGCAGATGGGAAAGGATTGTGGGGAGAGAAGAACATCCCATTCACACACTGCTTTCAACTTATCAggatactttcctttttttttttttttttttttgagacggagtctcgctgtgtcgcccagggtggagtgcagtggccggatctcagctcactgcaagctctgcctcccgggtttttacgccattctcctgcctcagcctcccgagtagccgggactacaggcgcccaccacctcgcccggctagttttttgtattttttagtagagacggggtttcaccgtgttagccaggatggtctcgaactcctgacctcgtgatccgcccgtctcggcctcccaaagtgctgggattacaggcttaagccactgcgcccggccatcagGATACTTTCATACCCTACTATCACCCCATCATACCATCCACAAGTTGAAAACCTATGTCCTGAAAGTTGGGTTTGGCCTGTGCAtggtttcaaaacattttaaatacccTTCCAACATGTACTGGAaagtttcatttattcaataactaTCTTTTGAGTGCTTATGGGATCAAGCTATACcagagaacaaaacagataaaaatcctTGTCCTCATGGAGCTGACATTTTAGTGAAGGGGAGTGGGGGGTATCACATAATATCAGACTCCCCACTTCTCTCAAAGAAATCATAagatcagccaggcgcggtggctcacgcctgtaatcccagcactttgagagaccgaggtgggtggatgatgagATCAGGcaatagagaccatcctggccaacatggtgaaaccccatctctactaaatacaaaaaaattagctgggcgtggtggtgcttgcctctagtcccagctactcaggaggctgaggcaggagaatagcttgaacccagaaggtggaggttgcagtgagccaagatcacgccactctgcactccagcctggtgacagagcaagactccgtctcaaaaaaaaaaaaaaaaaaaaaccaggccacACAGGGCCCACACCACCATAGAGGAACTATGTAGGATTTGAGCAGTGGCTGTGTGCTTCCCCACACTGCGGACCCCTCCTAACCTCCCTTACTCCTTTATGTACCTACCTGGCCCCAGGGGACATTGGAGTTGTGACCCCAGATATTGATGACAGAGGTGTGTTCATCCTAATTAAGTGTGACAAGACTGAAGCTCAAAGAAGGTAACCAATCTGCCTAAAGTCACATAGTTACTAGTGAGGCTAGGTAAGAATATCATCTcttgtctctttcttccttttcttcccataACATCACGTTCCCAAGCACTCAGGCACAGGGATGACAAGTGGGAAACTCAACAGGCAGCAGTTCTCTCTCCTAACAATCTTTCTTCTAACACAAGGAAATCACTCCAGACTTTAAGAACTACCTccaggtcgggcatggtggcccacgcctgtaatcccagcactttgggaggatgaggtgggcagatcacctgagatcaggagtttgagaccagcctggccaacatggtgaaaccccgtccctactaaaaatacaaaaaaattagccgagtagtgatggtgggcgcctgtaatttcagctactcaggaggctgaagcaggagaattgtttgaacccaggaggcggaagttgcagtgagcagagatcatgccactgcactccagcttgtgtgacaaagcaaggttccatctcaaaaaaaaaaaccaaaaaaaaacaacctacCTCCAGGggctcaaagaagaaaagagctgATATGGCCATTCATCCACTCCCTATCCCTCTGGTAGGGCAAGAAGCCAGGAGAGAGTCAAGATGCCCCAGGTGGGAACCCGAAGCTCCCTCTTCCTAGATGTTCCACCTCCAGCTGCACTCTGGTTCACAAACCCCTggctcccctctctcctccccaccctccacctgGAAGATGGAGGCTTGGAGCTCTTACATTGAACATGTCCTTCCAACCGCTGGTGCTGCCTGAGAGCAGGGTGTCAGGCCGGGCTAAGCCGGCATTGTTGATGCAGATGTCTACACCGCTGTGCTGAGAACGGATAGCCGAGAACATGGAGAGGATGTCCTCTTCATTTGACAGGTCACATCTGTAGGGGATCAAAGTCCCGGGGTAGCCTGCACTCTTACATTCAGCAGCCAGCTCCTATGAAACCCAACAGGGATCTGACTGGGGTGAGCAGCTCACTCCCATGGCTCCCCAGCCAGCCTCAGACCCCCATCCCTGTCACACTCATAAAACACGCTCCTTTGGCAGCTGACTTTCAGCCACGTAGATGTTGGACTGCCCATCCCCTAAGTTTGTCCTCTTTGGTCAAAGTCCAAGGGATGACAGTGCTCCCTGAGTGACGGAGGGAAAAGGTTGTGATCAATGGAGAAACCTCACTATAAACTCAAGTCTtggctgggcgtgctggctcacgcctgtaatcccaacactttgggaggccaaggcgggtggatcacttgaggtcaggagtttgagaccagctttggctaacttggtgaaaccccatctctaccaaaaatacaaaaatgagctgggtgtgtggctacttgggaggctgaggcacgagaatcacttgaacacaggaggcagaggttgcagtgagctgaggtcatgccactgcactccagcctgggtgacagagcaagactctgtctcaaataaataaataaataaataaataaataaattcgaGTCCTGGGTGGAGCAGGGGCCAGGGATCTAGGGAATGGAGAGCTCTCTCTTTTCTGCCTCTTCCCCAACAGGAATACCTCTTCTGCCCATAGGTAATATGCGCCTCTCCACCACTTCATGCTTCTCCACCAGCACCAAGTCACTGGTCTGGTTAACCCAGCTTCTTCTCCTGCATTGTGTCAGCCAGTCCCTCATCTCTGAACTATTCCCCTCCCCTCGCAAACTGCAGCCAGCTGGCTCAGAGTTCTCAGACATGCCTTTCAACCACGCCCAGCTGCCAGTCTTCTCTCCCTACCTAAAGGAGGGGTCACAAAGTCAGGACAGATTATTTCTCTCTGAGCCCTGGTGCACCACCCTCCCCTCTGAGGTTTCTC
This genomic interval carries:
- the MRM1 gene encoding rRNA methyltransferase 1, mitochondrial isoform X5, with protein sequence MTLLSTIRGATWGRLVTRHFSHAARRGERPGGEELSRLLLDDLVPTSRLELLFGLSPCLLALRAARRSVARLLLQAGKAGLQGERAELLRMAEARDIPVLRPRRQKLDTMCRYQVHQGVCMEVSPLRPRPWSEAGEASPGDDPQQLWLVLEGIQDPRNFGAVLRSAHFLGVDKVITSRRNSCPLTPVVSKASAGAMEVMDVFSTDDLTGFLQEFFFTPFAASGRVSPQKGKEGNFSKTRKNRSEGLSVAQHPGLSSGSEKERQNES
- the DHRS11 gene encoding dehydrogenase/reductase SDR family member 11 isoform X3; protein product: MFSAIRSQHSGVDICINNAGLARPDTLLSGSTSGWKDMFNVNVLALSICTREAYQSMKERNVDDGHIININSMSGHRVLPLSVTHFYSATKYAVTALTEGLRQELREAQTHIRATCISPGVVETQFAFKLHDKDPEKAAATYEQMKCLKPEDVAEAVIYVLSTPPHIQIGDIQMRPTEQVT
- the DHRS11 gene encoding dehydrogenase/reductase SDR family member 11 isoform X1 is translated as MARPGMERWRDRLALVTGASGGIGAAVARALVQQGLKVVGCARTVSNIEELAAECKSAGYPGTLIPYRCDLSNEEDILSMFSAIRSQHSGVDICINNAGLARPDTLLSGSTSGWKDMFNVNVLALSICTREAYQSMKERNVDDGHIININSMSGHRVLPLSVTHFYSATKYAVTALTEGLRQELREAQTHIRATCISPGVVETQFAFKLHDKDPEKAAATYEQMKCLKPEDVAEAVIYVLSTPPHIQIGDIQMRPTEQVT
- the DHRS11 gene encoding dehydrogenase/reductase SDR family member 11 isoform X2 — its product is MARPGMERWRDRLALVTGASGGIGAAVARALVQQGLKVVGCARTVSNIEELAAECKSAGYPGTLIPYRCDLSNEEDILSMFSAIRSQHSGVDICINNAGLARPDTLLSGSTSGWKDMFNVNVLALSICTREAYQSMKERNVDDGHIININSMSGHRVLPLSVTHFYSATKYAVTALTEGLRQELREAQTHIRATCLKPEDVAEAVIYVLSTPPHIQIGDIQMRPTEQVT
- the MRM1 gene encoding rRNA methyltransferase 1, mitochondrial isoform X2 — encoded protein: MTLLSTIRGATWGRLVTRHFSHAARRGERPGGEELSRLLLDDLVPTSRLELLFGLSPCLLALRAARRSVARLLLQAGKAGLQGERAELLRMAEARDIPVLRPRRQKLDTMCRYQVHQGVCMEVSPLRPRPWSEAGEASPGDDPQQLWLVLEGIQDPRNFGAVLRSAHFLGVDKVITSRRNSCPLTPVVSKASAGAMEVMDVFSTDDLTGFLQTKAQQGWLVAGTVGCPRAEDPQSSEIPITSCLEFPWDRPTLLVLGNEGSGLSQEVQASCQLLLTILPRRQLPPGLESLNVSVAAGILLHSICSQWKGFPTEGERRQLLQDPQEPV
- the DHRS11 gene encoding dehydrogenase/reductase SDR family member 11 isoform X4; the protein is MFSAIRSQHSGVDICINNAGLARPDTLLSGSTSGWKDMFNVNVLALSICTREAYQSMKERNVDDGHIININSMSGHRVLPLSVTHFYSATKYAVTALTEGLRQELREAQTHIRATCLKPEDVAEAVIYVLSTPPHIQIGDIQMRPTEQVT
- the MRM1 gene encoding rRNA methyltransferase 1, mitochondrial isoform X6; amino-acid sequence: MTWCRPRGWSFCLACPRVSWLCGPPAAPWPGSCSRRVKLGCRGSGPSCSGWPRRGTFQFYGPDGRNWTQCAATRSTRVSAWSCPLTPVVSKASAGAMEVMDVFSTDDLTGFLQRLAWRVSSACCCGRAGGAPSRGLCWGPIPSWTKAQQGWLVAGTVGCPRAEDPQSSEIPITSCLEFPWDRPTLLVLGNEGSGLSQEVQASCQLLLTILPRRQLPPGLESLNVSVAAGILLHSICSQWKGFPTEGERRQLLQDPQEPV
- the MRM1 gene encoding rRNA methyltransferase 1, mitochondrial isoform X4 → MTLLSTIRGATWGRLVTRHFSHAARRGERPGGEELSRLLLDDLVPTSRLELLFGLSPCLLALRAARRSVARLLLQAGKAGLQGERAELLRMAEARDIPVLRPRRQKLDTMCRYQVHQGVCMEVSPLRPRPWSEAGEASPGDDPQQLWLVLEGIQDPRNFGAVLRSAHFLGVDKVITSRRNSCPLTPVVSKASAGAMEVMDVFSTDDLTGFLQTKAQQGWLVAGTVGCPRAEDPQSSEIPITSCLEFPWDRPTLLVLGILLHSICSQWKGFPTEGERRQLLQDPQEPV
- the MRM1 gene encoding rRNA methyltransferase 1, mitochondrial isoform X3, coding for MTLLSTIRGATWGRLVTRHFSHAARRGERPGGEELSRLLLDDLVPTSRLELLFGLSPCLLALRAARRSVARLLLQAGKAGLQGERAELLRMAEARDIPVLRPRRQKLDTMCRYQVHQGVCMEVSPLRPRPWSEAGEASPGDDPQQLWLVLEGIQDPRNFGAVLRSAHFLGVDKVITSRRNSCPLTPVVSKASAGAMEVMDVFSTDDLTGFLQRLAWRVSSACCCGRAGGAPSRGLCWGPIPSWTKAQQGWLVAGTVGCPRAEDPQSSEIPITSCLEFPWDRPTLLVLGILLHSICSQWKGFPTEGERRQLLQDPQEPV
- the MRM1 gene encoding rRNA methyltransferase 1, mitochondrial isoform X1, yielding MTLLSTIRGATWGRLVTRHFSHAARRGERPGGEELSRLLLDDLVPTSRLELLFGLSPCLLALRAARRSVARLLLQAGKAGLQGERAELLRMAEARDIPVLRPRRQKLDTMCRYQVHQGVCMEVSPLRPRPWSEAGEASPGDDPQQLWLVLEGIQDPRNFGAVLRSAHFLGVDKVITSRRNSCPLTPVVSKASAGAMEVMDVFSTDDLTGFLQRLAWRVSSACCCGRAGGAPSRGLCWGPIPSWTKAQQGWLVAGTVGCPRAEDPQSSEIPITSCLEFPWDRPTLLVLGNEGSGLSQEVQASCQLLLTILPRRQLPPGLESLNVSVAAGILLHSICSQWKGFPTEGERRQLLQDPQEPV